In the genome of Halostella limicola, one region contains:
- a CDS encoding methyltransferase domain-containing protein, whose protein sequence is MSKAHSRKILDIGCGKNKREPKAVGLDIRDYDPVDVVADIDREELPFESDRFERILTYSVLEHMENLPSVMEKIHRIAEDGAVVEGKVPHWKDRNAYIDPTHKRFFDERTFDYWDPTTEYGDLEYFDVEFRVRRSQRVRRLQFWKSRPIEFKLEVVK, encoded by the coding sequence ATGTCTAAGGCCCATTCGCGAAAAATACTCGATATCGGCTGTGGGAAGAACAAACGGGAGCCGAAAGCGGTCGGACTCGACATTCGTGACTACGACCCTGTCGACGTGGTCGCAGACATCGACCGGGAGGAACTGCCGTTCGAGAGCGATCGCTTCGAGCGGATTCTAACGTATTCGGTGCTCGAACACATGGAAAACTTGCCGAGCGTGATGGAGAAGATCCACCGAATCGCCGAGGACGGCGCCGTGGTCGAGGGGAAAGTTCCCCACTGGAAGGATCGAAACGCGTACATCGACCCCACTCACAAGCGGTTCTTCGACGAGCGGACCTTCGACTACTGGGATCCGACGACTGAATACGGCGACCTCGAGTACTTCGACGTCGAGTTCCGCGTCCGTCGGTCGCAGCGCGTCCGTCGCCTCCAGTTCTGGAAGTCGCGACCGATCGAGTTCAAGCTGGAGGTCGTCAAATGA